The following nucleotide sequence is from uncultured Draconibacterium sp..
TTGTATGGTGCGCCTTCCAGTTCAACCAATGCTTTTTGAATTACCGGTTTCATGTGTCCGTGACGTTTTTCCATGTTCATCATCATGGTTACCGGCACACCACCTGCAATCCACTCATCAGCAGGAGCCGTTGTGTTACGTACCGAAGCCATGTAACCTGTTTTTCCTTCTGAAATAAGAAAAGAAGCCGTGTAACCTAATGAGTAACAATAGTCAGCATCGAAGTTTGATGGAGCTGCACAACGTCCTTCGTAACCAAAGAAGTGGTACTGAGTACCGAATTTTCCAACAAAATCTCCAACTTCTTTCATTTCGTCCAAACGTGTTTTTACCATCTCACCTAACAGCTTTTCAGTTTCGATTAACGATACCTGAACGTTTCCGTGTGGGTCGCGATCTAAAGTTAACTGAGTAGCAATACCCGATGGTAATGAACTGAATACATTTGAAGAAGTTTCGCTCAATTGACCAGCCACCCACTCGTTACGGTGACTTTTCTTCAACATTTTAAATTCTTTTTCTGTATCTGTTCCTTCAGCAAGAAGGTCGTTTAATTCCGAGATCAGTGTTTTCATTTCAGGAATGAATTCGATCAAACCTTCAGGAATTAAAGCAACACCAAAGTTGTTTCCATCGGCAGCACGGTTGGCTACAATACCGGCCATATAATCTACAACCTCGCCTAAAGTTTGTTTTTTCTCAGCAACTTCTTCTGAGATTAAAGTAATGTTTGGTTGAGTTTTCAAAGCACACTCTAAACCGATGTGCGACGCCGAACGTCCCATCAATTTAATAAAGTGCCAGTATTTTTTTGCTGAGTTGGCATCGCGCTGGATGTTACCAATCAGCTCTGAATATACTTTTGTTGCAGTATCGAAACCAAACGAAGTCTCGATCATTTCGTTTTTAAGGTCACCATCAATTGTTTTTGGGCAGCCGATTACCTGAACACCAGAATCAATTTTAGCGTAGTATTCGGCCAATACACAAGCGTTTGTGTTTGAGTCGTCGCCACCAATAATTACAAGTGAATTTAAACCAAGATCTTTTGCAATTTCAAGACCTTTATCGAATTGTGCTTCTTCTTCCAGTTTTGTACGGCCCGAACCAATAATATCGAAGCCACCTGTATTACGGTACTCGTCGATAATATCAGAAGTAAGCTCCACGTATTTGTGGTCAACCAATCCACCGGGACCACCTAAGAAACCATACAATTTGCTATCAGGATGGATATTTTTAATTCCATCGAAAATACCTGAGATTACGTTGTGTCCCCCCGGAGCCTGACCTCCTGAAAGGATTACACCAACGTTAACAGGTTGTCTTTCGGCTGCAGCATCGGCTACTTCGAAAGAAACCAACGGCATTCCGTACGTATTCGGAAATAACTCAGCAATTTCTTTTTGGTCGGCAACCGATTCGGTTTTTGCCCCCTCAACCAATTTTACATTGCCTTTTAACGATTTAGGAAGTTTCGGCTGATATTTAGCCCTTTCTTTTTGTAATGCGCTAATACTCATGTCTGTTTATTTTTTAGCCGGAAATTGATAACAATTCTCCGGAACAAAACTTTAACCGGTTAAACCGGCTCCAGTAATTATTAATTATTGATTTCTAATTTTTTAAGCAGATCAAAAATAACGGAATTTGTGATGAAATCCTATGTTGAAAAAACAGGACGAACTGATTTAAAGTAAAGTTAAAAGGGAATCGACCATTTACCGTCAACAATTGGATTTGAAGCGATAAAAGTTGTTTGTAACGCAATATTAAAACATACGTCAGGTGCTTCAAAGAAAAAAGGATGTCATCTTTTCAGAAAGATGACATCCTTTTATTCAACTGCTGCAATTCGATAAATTCGTAGATTATTAAGCAAGCAACTTTTGATAAGCCACCACATCCAGTATGCGACCGAACTTCTCTCCTACCTGTTTAAAGTGTCCGCATTTTTCGTAGCCCATTCGTTCGAACAATTTTACGCTGGATTCGTTTTCGGCGGTAATAATTCCCATTAGTACAACTATTCCAACATCCTGCGCTTTTTGCTCCATCTGCAACAAAACTTCGCGGCCAATGCCTTTACCAAAATAGTCAGGTTTAAGGTAAATGGTAACTTCAGCAGTACGGTCGTAAGCAGCACGCGGCTTATAGCGCCCCAGGTAACAATACCCGGCAACTTCGTTATTAAAGTAAATCAGAAACGACCTGAAACGCCTATCACCTATGGGTAAAATACTCTTCAAATCAGCCTCGCTTACCGAACCGGTATGAAAGGTAGCTGTTGAATTAGCGATGTAATAATTGTAAATGTCTTTAACCAGACACAAGTCTTTCTCTTCCAGTAGTTCGAGGCGAATCGCTTTATCCATTCTATAAAACTATTTTACGGCAATCGTTTCAATTTCAATCATCACACCCAGCGGCAACTCTTTTACAGCAAAAGCAGCTCTTGCTGGTGGAGTTTCACTGTAATATTTTCCGTAAACTTCGTTCATGGCTTTAAAATTGGCCATATCGCTTAACAGGCAAGTCGATTTTACCACATCGGCAAACGAATAACCGGCCTCAGCTAATATCTCGCCAATATTTTTCATTACCTGCTCGGTTTGCCCGGTAATTCCGCCTTCAACAACTTTCATCGTTTCCGGATCGAGTGGTACTTGTCCTGAAATATAAAGTGTTCCGTTTACTTCAACAGCCTGGCTGTATGGACCAATTGCAGCAGGTGCTTTTTCTGTAGCTATAATACGTTTCATCTGTTTAAAATTTTTCGTGTGAAGATACAAGAATATACCCCAATTTTCAAGATCGGTAATCAGCCAATAAAATTTATTAATGGAAAGAAAACAAAGCATATTCCCCATATTGTTAAATGCGGAGGGGCCATTTGCTCGGAAAAAATGCTGCCCTTCAAAGACAAATATGCGTTATTTTACAACTAAATTATCGCTTAGAAATTAAAGTTATCATAGTGGCTTTGCTGTTTCTGGATTTTCAGATCCTGTAGCATCGACGAAGAGGCACTAATAGTAAAGCTGTAACTTTTACGATAGCCAAAAGGCACAAAGTTAAACGACATATTCCAGCAGTGCAGATCGCGGTTCAAGCGAAACGAAGTTAATGCAAACTCTCCTTCCTGAATATCGAAGTTAGTCATGGCACTCATTTGCCATTTGTCGGTAATACTAACATTACCACGCAATCCTAAAGTTTGAGTTACCCTGCCATTCGGATTAGCCCTGTTCGCACCGGTATAGTTCAGACTATAGTCGAAACCAAAATCCCAGGGCATGCTAAAATCAATATAATCATCGTATATAGGCAGCAATGTTTCGTCTTCTGGTAAAGGTGCACCTTCCTCATCGCTACCTTGATTATTTTCTTCTTTTTTCTTGTCTTTCGAGTTAAAATTCATTCCAAACGAAAGGTTGGCCCGGGTTACACGTCCAAGTTTGCCAATACCGCTACGTTCGTTCCACGCATATTTATGAATACGTTGGTAGTTGTCATCCACCATATACGGATCGAGCGTTGTTCCCATATTAATACTAACACCGCCCACCGTAGTACGTGCCCGAATAGAAAATGGAGCTAAATTTAATGAGTCGCGAATCAGGTCATACGATGAAGAAATACTCAGGTTGTCAATAATTTTCACCTTCTTGAATTTCTGCTCTTCATCGGTTTTGGTTGAATCGCGCACGTCGAGTTTTTTCATTTCCAGGTTGTTATTCAGCGAGAAAGATATAGATCCCGATTCGCCTCTTCCTGGCGAGCCACCGTAAATACCACCTAAGTTGGTATCGTAGTAGCGGGTATTTCCTTCTTCATCAACCTGTACTTCCTGCCAGTATCCGTAGTGTTCCTTACCAAAATCGGGACGGTAACTAAACGACACCGATGGCGACATTTTGTGGCGAATCCCTTTGATTTTAGAGTCCGGATTTCGCGGGATGTACATACCATAAATATTGGCCGAAGCACTTATACTATAGGCGTAATCGTAAACACGGTTTAAGCCGGTAATCGTATCAATCCGAACATTGTCGGAAATAGCTGAAGGATTTCCGGTGTACTCGCCCCCTTCTTCGTAATTATAGTTGTATTTTTTGAAATACCATTTTTCGTTGTAACTAATGCCCGGGCTAAAATTGATGTGGTTCAGCAAGGTAAAACTCGGAAACGCGATAGGCAAATTGTGGCGAATACCATTTTTCCAGTCGGTAGCAAACGAACTGCTAAGTATTTCGCTTTCTTTAGCATTAATTGTGTTTCTAAAATTGGCCGTATAATTAATACCAAATTTTTCGTAGAACTTAACCGATCCGCTTCGGTTCTTTTTCCTGAACGGATAGACTTTTGCCATGTTAAAAGTCATTTCGGGCAACGATAACGACATGGTGCTGTCCTTGGTGTTTTGCGAATGACGCAGGTTCATCGACAAATTAAAGGGTGTATTCTCAAATTTTCGTGAATACGAAATACTCGAAGATTTTGTTGTCGTCAGATAGTCGTTCATATTATAAGCATTCTGCTTATCGTAGCCGCTCGACGAAACGTTCACACTAGCCGAGAATGTTTGGTTCGGATTGGCTTTTGAATCCTGCGAATGCGACCACAAAATTTTATATTGTGTGCCTACCGAGTAATTATCCAAACCTTGTTCTCCGTATTTGTTTTTGGCATATTCGAAACCGAAGTTTCCACCAAACTTATACCGTTTTTTATAATTTGTTCTAATACGTGTACCCCACGAACCACGCGAATAAATATCGCCCTGAACAGCCAAATCGAAATATTCGCTTGCTGCCCAGTAATACCCTCCATCGCGCAGAAAGAATCCACGGTTTTGTTCCTCACCGTACTTCGGAATTAATATTCCCGACGAGTACGTTGGCGAATTGGGGAAATATCCAAACGGAATAATAGGGAAATATAATGGGAAATCCTCTAAAACCATGTAGGCTGGCCCGGTAATTATCTTTTTGTTCGATATAACCTTTGCTTTTGTAAGGTGCAAATAAAAGTGCGGATGATCGGCATCGCAGGTGGTATACTTGGCATCCTTGGTAATAAACACTTCTTCGCCAATCTTCTTAGTACGGTCGCTGTGAATAAAACCTTCGCCCTGTGCCGAAACAACTTTGGTAATAAAAGCCTTTTCCGTTTCGAAGTTATAGCGCATCGTTTCCGACTCATATTCTTCGGCCCCTTGACGGAACAAAGGTTTTTGAGTCATCTCACCCACCGAATCCAGAACTCCTTCTGCATAAATCTCCTTGGTTTCCAAATCCAGCTCAATATAATACGCCTCCAGTTCAATATTTTGGTAAGTCACTTTTGCCTGGTTATATAAATACACCTTTTGCCCGTCGAGCGAAACAATCATCGAGTCGGTGGCTGCATAATCAATGGGCGCATCAATTACCTGCTTTTCGTTCTTTACCATTCCCATTGTATCAATACCGGTAGTATCAATCAAAATGGTATCCTGTGCGCTGATATACTCAGATAATATAGAATCGGGAACCTGTTGCTGTGGAGCCACACTAATTGTTGGTTCCTGAGCTAAAATCAAAAATGGAGCTACCAGGAATAAATATGTGATGATTATTTTATACAAAATGTTTTCTGCGTTTCAAAATCTACTTGGCTGCACAAAAATATAAATATGGCTTATACTAAAGTGCTATAAAATGTAAAATAATGCTAATATTTCTATTTTTACGTTTATAAGCCGTAAGCGGGGCAAAGCAAATAAATAAAATGGTATCGAACAAATACTAATACTTCGCTCTTATCTGTTTATATATACGAATACAGATCAGATATTTATATGACACAACAAGGATTAAAGTTACTTCTGTTCATTTGCAGCGTTTGTTTTACAATGCACTCCTTTTCTGCAAACCCGTTTTCGGATGAAAACCAAAAAGAAGGCGTTTCGGTTGTGGTTATTGACCCTGGACATGGCGGCAGAGACCTTGGCGCATCGTTTGGCAATGCCGTTGAAAAAAACATTGTGCTCGATATTGCCTTAAAGCTAGGAACAACAATAAAAGAAAACTACCCCAATGTAAAAGTGGTTTACACGCGCACCAGCGATGTTTTCATACCATTATACAAGCGAGCGGAAATTGCAAACAAAAACGAAGCCGATCTTTTTATTTCGATACATATAAATGCAGTTGGCGCACGAAGTGTGCAGGGAACCGAAACTTTTGTTCTGGGGCTTCACAGAAATGACGACAA
It contains:
- a CDS encoding RidA family protein, producing MKRIIATEKAPAAIGPYSQAVEVNGTLYISGQVPLDPETMKVVEGGITGQTEQVMKNIGEILAEAGYSFADVVKSTCLLSDMANFKAMNEVYGKYYSETPPARAAFAVKELPLGVMIEIETIAVK
- a CDS encoding GNAT family N-acetyltransferase, whose product is MDKAIRLELLEEKDLCLVKDIYNYYIANSTATFHTGSVSEADLKSILPIGDRRFRSFLIYFNNEVAGYCYLGRYKPRAAYDRTAEVTIYLKPDYFGKGIGREVLLQMEQKAQDVGIVVLMGIITAENESSVKLFERMGYEKCGHFKQVGEKFGRILDVVAYQKLLA
- a CDS encoding putative LPS assembly protein LptD encodes the protein MYKIIITYLFLVAPFLILAQEPTISVAPQQQVPDSILSEYISAQDTILIDTTGIDTMGMVKNEKQVIDAPIDYAATDSMIVSLDGQKVYLYNQAKVTYQNIELEAYYIELDLETKEIYAEGVLDSVGEMTQKPLFRQGAEEYESETMRYNFETEKAFITKVVSAQGEGFIHSDRTKKIGEEVFITKDAKYTTCDADHPHFYLHLTKAKVISNKKIITGPAYMVLEDFPLYFPIIPFGYFPNSPTYSSGILIPKYGEEQNRGFFLRDGGYYWAASEYFDLAVQGDIYSRGSWGTRIRTNYKKRYKFGGNFGFEYAKNKYGEQGLDNYSVGTQYKILWSHSQDSKANPNQTFSASVNVSSSGYDKQNAYNMNDYLTTTKSSSISYSRKFENTPFNLSMNLRHSQNTKDSTMSLSLPEMTFNMAKVYPFRKKNRSGSVKFYEKFGINYTANFRNTINAKESEILSSSFATDWKNGIRHNLPIAFPSFTLLNHINFSPGISYNEKWYFKKYNYNYEEGGEYTGNPSAISDNVRIDTITGLNRVYDYAYSISASANIYGMYIPRNPDSKIKGIRHKMSPSVSFSYRPDFGKEHYGYWQEVQVDEEGNTRYYDTNLGGIYGGSPGRGESGSISFSLNNNLEMKKLDVRDSTKTDEEQKFKKVKIIDNLSISSSYDLIRDSLNLAPFSIRARTTVGGVSINMGTTLDPYMVDDNYQRIHKYAWNERSGIGKLGRVTRANLSFGMNFNSKDKKKEENNQGSDEEGAPLPEDETLLPIYDDYIDFSMPWDFGFDYSLNYTGANRANPNGRVTQTLGLRGNVSITDKWQMSAMTNFDIQEGEFALTSFRLNRDLHCWNMSFNFVPFGYRKSYSFTISASSSMLQDLKIQKQQSHYDNFNF
- a CDS encoding diphosphate--fructose-6-phosphate 1-phosphotransferase gives rise to the protein MSISALQKERAKYQPKLPKSLKGNVKLVEGAKTESVADQKEIAELFPNTYGMPLVSFEVADAAAERQPVNVGVILSGGQAPGGHNVISGIFDGIKNIHPDSKLYGFLGGPGGLVDHKYVELTSDIIDEYRNTGGFDIIGSGRTKLEEEAQFDKGLEIAKDLGLNSLVIIGGDDSNTNACVLAEYYAKIDSGVQVIGCPKTIDGDLKNEMIETSFGFDTATKVYSELIGNIQRDANSAKKYWHFIKLMGRSASHIGLECALKTQPNITLISEEVAEKKQTLGEVVDYMAGIVANRAADGNNFGVALIPEGLIEFIPEMKTLISELNDLLAEGTDTEKEFKMLKKSHRNEWVAGQLSETSSNVFSSLPSGIATQLTLDRDPHGNVQVSLIETEKLLGEMVKTRLDEMKEVGDFVGKFGTQYHFFGYEGRCAAPSNFDADYCYSLGYTASFLISEGKTGYMASVRNTTAPADEWIAGGVPVTMMMNMEKRHGHMKPVIQKALVELEGAPYKYFVTKRGEWATGTEFVYPGPIQYFGPTEVCDQTTETLKLEQA